The window ACATCAGGTAAAAAACAATATCCAGTATAGATGGTGTATTTGTCTGCAGAATCCTGAATACTGCTAATCAGCACTCGATAATTACTTTCATCCTTCCAATCGTAGGACCAGCGAAATGCCAATTCATCCTTACCCTGTTCAGGCATAATGTTATGACCATTGGCCAGGACCTGCGCCTGTTTCTTGTCTGCAATTATTACCAGCGCAATTGAACGGTCTTTTTTGTCGCGCTCAAAACGAACAGACAATTTATTCGACAATCCTGCAACAGCTGCGAATTTCTTAGCATCCTCTGTCTGACGTACTCGTATTTCTGTGTAATACTGTACACTCTTTACGGTATCAGATACCAGATAGCGAAGAATGGATGGGTATAATTGTGCATCTGCCTGCAATACCGTAACAACACTTAAAACAAACAGCAGTTTTTTCATGGAAATTTATTTGTGGTGCAAAACTAATCCTCAGCGAGATTCAAACCATGTTTCACCAGCATGATCTGGCTCCCCAAGATAATTGATAAATAACTCCTCTCCTGCTGAAATATCTCGCACGGTTGTTATGGTAATGGATTCAAAATCGGCATCCATGGTATAATGACAATTGGCCGGTGCATGATGATTGTACATAGATACATAGCCCCATGCCACTGCAGCGCCATCGCCGGCATCACCCCATTCAAAAATATAATTGTAGAGGGCTGTTGCCTCTGCCGCTTTTCTTTCCTCAGCAGAAAGCACCAATACTGGTGAAACTTCAATCACGGTTTCAGCGGGAATGGCTTCGCTGGTAAACACGCCACGACCGCCTTTTTCTGATGGTGCTATATAAATGAACGGAAGTATCATGCAGCAGCAAGTTAATGCAGAAAGCCCGTTTACATAAGGATTTGATTAACTTGCGGCCATGAGCCTGGAACTGGAACAACCCACCCTGCAGGAGCAGTTTGAGCAATTGATTGCAACAGAAGACAAACTGCAGATTCGCGATTTTCTGAATGATCAGAATATCAGCGATGTGGCTTTGCTCATTAATGAATTCCCTGAACACGAAAGCCAGATCATTGCCAATATGAGCATGCATCGTGCTGCGATGGTTTTTAAGATTCTCGACTTCCCTACCCAAAAGCATATCATTCGTGAGCTTCCTTCATTCAAACAAGCTGAACTGCTGAATGAATTACCGGCTGATGATCGTACGGATTTTTTGGAAGAATTACCTAAAGAAGCAATCCGTGATCTCATCAAACTATTGGATCCGGAAGAAAGGAAAATTACTTTATCCTTATTAGGCTATCCTGAAGACAGCGTGGGCAGATTGATGACGCCTGATTATGTATATGTATATGCCCACGATACAGTACAAGATGTTTTCGCAACCATTCGTAAGTATGCGAAGAACAGCGAAACAGTAGATGTGATTTATGTGATCAATGAACAGGGGGAATTGATAGATGATATCCGAATCCGTGATGTGATTCTTGCTGCACCTGATAAACAGGTTGATGAATTGATTGACGGCCGCGTAGTTGCATTGAATGTAAACGATGATCAGGAACATGCCAACCAGGTGTTCAAAATGAATAACCGTGTGGCTTTGCCTGTTACAGATGACAATAATATTCTACTGGGCATTGTTACCATCGATGATATCCTCTGGGTAGCCAATGAAGAGTTCAGTGAAGACATGCAGAAAATGGGTGGTACCGAGGCTTTGGATGAACCATACCTAGATATTCCCATCCTGAAATTATTCCGCAAAAGAGTAGTTTGGCTGATTGTCTTGTTTTTGGGTGAATTACTCACAGCAACTGCTATGGGCTATTTCGAAGACGAGATTAC is drawn from Chitinophagales bacterium and contains these coding sequences:
- a CDS encoding SET domain-containing protein-lysine N-methyltransferase → MILPFIYIAPSEKGGRGVFTSEAIPAETVIEVSPVLVLSAEERKAAEATALYNYIFEWGDAGDGAAVAWGYVSMYNHHAPANCHYTMDADFESITITTVRDISAGEELFINYLGEPDHAGETWFESR
- the mgtE gene encoding magnesium transporter, with protein sequence MSLELEQPTLQEQFEQLIATEDKLQIRDFLNDQNISDVALLINEFPEHESQIIANMSMHRAAMVFKILDFPTQKHIIRELPSFKQAELLNELPADDRTDFLEELPKEAIRDLIKLLDPEERKITLSLLGYPEDSVGRLMTPDYVYVYAHDTVQDVFATIRKYAKNSETVDVIYVINEQGELIDDIRIRDVILAAPDKQVDELIDGRVVALNVNDDQEHANQVFKMNNRVALPVTDDNNILLGIVTIDDILWVANEEFSEDMQKMGGTEALDEPYLDIPILKLFRKRVVWLIVLFLGELLTATAMGYFEDEITKAVVLALFVPLIISSGGNSGSQASTLIIQAMAVGEITVNDWWRVMRREIISGLLLGTVLGIIGFLRVVLWHQFAPNIYGEHYMSIGAAVGFSLIGVVLWGTLSGSMLPLLLKRMGADPAVSSAPFVATLVDVTGLIIYFSFAYFFLQGLLL